A genomic region of Luteibacter aegosomatissinici contains the following coding sequences:
- a CDS encoding SDR family NAD(P)-dependent oxidoreductase, giving the protein MIDLNGKRALVTGGSRGIGAAIALVLAENGADVAITYQRSANPAQQVLDSVKALGRRAVAIQADSADPFAISTSVNDTVAGLGGIDILVNSAGVGHVGLIADIDLDEYERLMDVNVRAPVLFARATIPHLPGGGRIIVIGSALGERVPFPGNTAYAMSKAALTSFTRGLSRELGPHGVTVNLVQPGATNTDANPADGSTAAFQRGLTSLGRFAEPRDIANAVAFLASPAASMITGTTLTVDGGAIA; this is encoded by the coding sequence ATGATCGACTTGAACGGAAAGCGCGCACTCGTTACCGGCGGCTCCCGAGGCATCGGTGCCGCCATAGCACTGGTGCTGGCAGAAAATGGCGCCGATGTCGCAATCACGTACCAGCGCTCGGCGAACCCGGCGCAACAGGTGCTCGACTCGGTGAAAGCCCTAGGGCGGCGCGCCGTGGCGATTCAGGCAGATAGTGCCGATCCCTTCGCGATATCGACGTCAGTCAACGATACTGTGGCAGGTCTGGGGGGAATCGACATCCTGGTCAACAGCGCAGGCGTCGGCCATGTCGGCCTGATCGCCGACATTGATCTCGACGAATACGAGCGGTTGATGGACGTGAACGTGCGCGCGCCCGTCCTCTTTGCAAGAGCGACGATTCCGCACCTGCCCGGTGGCGGCCGGATCATCGTGATCGGCTCCGCGCTGGGCGAGCGCGTTCCCTTTCCTGGCAACACCGCATACGCCATGTCGAAGGCCGCGCTCACATCGTTCACGCGGGGCCTGTCACGCGAACTGGGGCCACACGGGGTGACCGTCAACCTCGTGCAACCCGGCGCGACCAATACGGACGCGAATCCTGCCGACGGGTCAACAGCAGCGTTTCAGCGCGGTTTGACCTCACTGGGGCGCTTCGCAGAGCCGCGCGACATCGCAAATGCCGTTGCTTTTCTCGCCAGCCCAGCCGCGTCGATGATCACAGGCACCACGCTAACCGTCGACGGTGGTGCCATCGCGTGA